The Caproicibacterium lactatifermentans genome contains a region encoding:
- a CDS encoding putative RNA methyltransferase — MYFSCPICNNHLYYANGNLSVTCKNGHSFDFSKEGYLYLLPPNKKHSKSPGDDKAMVAARRRFLSGGHYQLFADALCRIARRCLSDTAEPVVMDAGCGEGYYTARMASALRESGQRAQLFGCDISKAAVRLAAKAAPDVSFAVASNFSLPLADASADLLADIFAPVVPEEFCRVTKPGGHFVLAVPSARHLFGLKEILYDAPYENETKDTAYSGFHFVQRFPVRGTLSLQGQDVQDLFAMTPYYWKTPKAGCEKLKTISCLTTEIGFDFLLYARDPV; from the coding sequence ATGTATTTCAGTTGTCCTATCTGCAATAATCATCTTTATTATGCAAATGGCAATCTCTCTGTTACCTGTAAAAACGGCCACAGCTTTGACTTTTCCAAAGAGGGCTATCTGTATTTGCTGCCGCCCAACAAAAAGCACAGCAAATCGCCCGGCGACGACAAGGCCATGGTCGCAGCGCGGCGACGCTTTTTGTCCGGCGGACATTATCAGCTTTTTGCCGATGCTCTGTGCCGCATTGCCCGCCGCTGTCTTTCTGACACCGCAGAGCCGGTAGTGATGGACGCCGGCTGCGGGGAAGGTTACTACACCGCGCGGATGGCTTCCGCTCTGCGGGAAAGCGGCCAAAGGGCACAGCTGTTTGGCTGTGACATCTCCAAAGCCGCTGTGCGGCTGGCCGCAAAGGCCGCGCCGGATGTCTCCTTTGCCGTAGCCAGCAACTTTTCCCTGCCGCTGGCGGATGCTTCCGCTGACCTGCTCGCTGATATTTTTGCGCCGGTCGTACCGGAGGAATTTTGCCGTGTTACAAAACCCGGCGGCCATTTTGTACTAGCTGTGCCCAGTGCGCGTCATCTGTTCGGCCTAAAAGAAATTTTATATGACGCGCCCTACGAAAATGAAACAAAGGATACCGCCTATTCCGGATTTCATTTTGTACAGCGCTTTCCGGTACGCGGAACCCTTTCCCTGCAGGGGCAGGACGTGCAGGACCTATTTGCCATGACGCCTTATTACTGGAAAACACCGAAAGCGGGCTGTGAAAAACTGAAAACCATCTCCTGCCTAACAACTGAGATTGGCTTTGATTTCCTGCTGTATGCAAGGGACCCTGTATGA
- the polA gene encoding DNA polymerase I: MELLVLDGNSILNRAFYGIKLLTTKEGLYTNGIYGFMTVLQKLEKEVQPDATAIAFDLNAPTFRHKRYAGYKANRHGMPEELAQQLPNLKKLLTLLGYRLVTCEGYEADDILGTLGAACTRRKDTCVIATGDRDSLQLVGPYVSVRLARTKYGQPQVTLYDEQRVMEEFGVTPPEMIEIKALQGDSSDCIPGVRGIGPKGAGQLIQQYHSIDYIYDHLKELDIRESMRQKLENGRESAYLSRELGTIRTDVPVGTDIQGYVRGPVQKQEATDLMRRLEFFKMLESLDLGDTVEQSNPAEADTAVALVLHPDIEQLCSKLKADGHLYLAGIFEGRSLQRLSVVHKQAVFLLESPQEWDRVFALHLPCCTFDSKLLYLAVESSGAELLVETDALLAAYLLNPTAKSYSYAHLCQEYGIPLPSSVTPKGLQPQDLMRMDTLSACGQWQSLPQLCSVLEKNISEANQTTLLQNIEQPLARILAHMEQAGFAVDAKRIAAYGDVLAQKADALQKQIWEEVGYEFNLNSPKQLGEALFVKLGLPHGKKTKSGWSTSAAVLENLRYDNPVVELVLQYRTVSKLKSTYCDGLLKVIAPDERIHSSFNQTETRTGRISSTEPNLQNIPVRTDIGRELRRFFVAKPGCVLIDADYSQIELRVLAHTANDKNMIDAFRSGEDIHRATAAQVFHMPEEMVTPLMRSRAKAVNFGIVYGIGAFSLSKQLHITRQEADAYIRDYLQHYSGINDYMQRMVEEAKQKGYAETIFGRRRYLPELKSSNFNLRSFGERVARNMPIQGAAADIIKIAMIHVENRLHREGLSSQLILQVHDELIVEAPEAEAETAKALLQEEMENAAQLSVPLVADAKIGKTWYEAKA; encoded by the coding sequence ATGGAATTACTCGTCCTGGACGGGAACAGCATTTTAAACCGCGCCTTTTACGGTATTAAGCTTCTGACCACCAAAGAAGGCTTATATACAAACGGTATTTATGGCTTTATGACTGTGCTGCAAAAACTGGAAAAGGAAGTGCAGCCGGACGCGACTGCCATTGCCTTTGACCTGAATGCGCCCACCTTCCGCCACAAACGCTATGCTGGATACAAGGCCAATCGCCACGGAATGCCGGAGGAACTGGCACAACAGCTGCCAAACCTCAAAAAGCTGCTGACGCTGCTGGGATACCGGCTGGTAACCTGTGAAGGATATGAGGCGGATGATATTCTGGGCACGCTGGGGGCCGCCTGCACCCGCCGCAAAGATACCTGTGTCATTGCCACTGGTGACCGTGACAGTCTGCAGCTGGTCGGGCCGTATGTTTCCGTCCGGCTGGCCCGCACAAAATACGGACAGCCACAGGTCACCCTGTACGATGAACAACGCGTTATGGAGGAATTCGGTGTAACACCGCCGGAAATGATTGAAATCAAAGCCCTGCAGGGTGACTCCTCCGACTGTATCCCCGGCGTTAGGGGTATCGGGCCAAAAGGTGCCGGTCAGCTGATACAGCAGTACCACTCGATTGATTATATTTATGACCATTTAAAAGAGCTGGATATTCGCGAGAGTATGCGGCAAAAGTTGGAAAACGGCCGTGAAAGTGCCTACCTGTCCCGCGAGCTGGGGACCATCCGCACCGATGTGCCCGTTGGCACCGATATTCAGGGCTATGTCCGTGGCCCGGTACAGAAGCAGGAAGCGACTGACCTCATGCGGCGTCTGGAATTCTTTAAAATGCTGGAATCCCTGGACCTTGGCGACACCGTGGAACAGTCGAACCCTGCCGAGGCAGACACAGCGGTTGCCCTTGTGCTGCACCCAGATATAGAACAGCTGTGCAGTAAACTGAAAGCCGACGGGCATCTGTATCTCGCGGGCATCTTTGAGGGCCGCAGCCTTCAGCGCTTGAGCGTGGTACATAAGCAGGCCGTCTTCCTGCTGGAGTCCCCGCAGGAATGGGACCGCGTTTTCGCGCTTCATCTGCCCTGCTGTACCTTTGACAGCAAGCTGCTCTACCTTGCCGTGGAATCTTCCGGCGCGGAACTTCTTGTGGAAACGGACGCTCTGCTGGCTGCCTACCTGCTGAACCCGACCGCCAAAAGCTACAGCTATGCGCATCTGTGTCAGGAATACGGCATTCCGCTCCCCTCCTCTGTTACACCGAAGGGGCTGCAGCCGCAGGACCTAATGCGTATGGACACTCTTTCTGCCTGTGGGCAGTGGCAGTCCTTACCGCAGTTGTGCAGTGTGCTGGAAAAAAATATTTCCGAAGCGAACCAAACCACCCTGCTGCAAAACATTGAGCAGCCGCTGGCACGCATACTGGCCCATATGGAACAAGCCGGCTTTGCCGTGGACGCCAAGAGAATTGCCGCCTATGGAGATGTGCTGGCTCAAAAAGCAGACGCCCTCCAAAAACAAATTTGGGAAGAAGTCGGGTACGAATTTAACCTGAACAGCCCCAAACAGCTAGGTGAGGCACTGTTCGTCAAGCTGGGCCTGCCACATGGCAAAAAAACAAAAAGCGGCTGGTCCACCAGCGCCGCTGTTCTGGAAAATCTTCGGTATGACAATCCGGTCGTGGAATTGGTCCTGCAGTACCGCACCGTCAGCAAACTGAAGTCCACCTACTGCGACGGCCTGTTGAAGGTCATTGCGCCGGACGAACGCATTCACTCCAGCTTTAACCAAACCGAAACACGCACCGGCCGCATTAGTTCCACGGAGCCGAACCTGCAGAACATTCCGGTCCGTACGGACATTGGCCGTGAGCTGCGCCGCTTTTTTGTGGCAAAACCCGGCTGTGTGCTGATTGACGCCGATTATTCGCAGATTGAGCTGCGGGTACTGGCGCATACCGCCAACGATAAAAACATGATTGACGCCTTCCGCAGCGGTGAGGATATTCACCGCGCCACCGCCGCACAGGTGTTCCATATGCCGGAGGAAATGGTCACACCGCTGATGCGCAGCCGTGCAAAAGCCGTCAACTTCGGTATTGTATATGGTATCGGTGCCTTTTCTCTCTCCAAACAACTGCACATCACTCGCCAGGAAGCAGATGCCTATATTCGGGATTACCTGCAGCATTACAGCGGTATCAACGACTATATGCAGCGCATGGTAGAGGAAGCCAAACAGAAAGGCTACGCCGAAACGATTTTCGGCCGGCGGCGATATCTGCCGGAACTGAAAAGCAGCAACTTCAACCTGCGCTCCTTTGGGGAACGCGTCGCACGCAATATGCCTATTCAGGGCGCGGCGGCTGACATTATTAAAATTGCCATGATTCACGTGGAAAACCGCCTTCACCGAGAGGGCCTTTCTTCACAGCTGATTCTGCAGGTTCACGATGAACTGATTGTCGAGGCACCAGAGGCGGAAGCGGAAACGGCCAAAGCGCTGCTGCAGGAAGAAATGGAGAACGCTGCGCAGCTTTCTGTGCCGCTGGTAGCGGACGCAAAAATCGGCAAAACGTGGTACGAAGCAAAAGCTTGA
- a CDS encoding pentapeptide repeat-containing protein: MDILTSSAFLGQLHTLLRKESPLENGSYSRMVLQEETLDKLEVQHCTFSSCTFSGCSLAGASFTDVQFQNCDLSNSLLTDAYFARCRFISCRCIGTNLNGSVMRRCTIEQSTFQYADFDHTKMTDTVLTDTDFTEAAISEAKCKRLSLHGCRFVKNYFFKTPLAGIDFSTGTFCSPVVSWPPTELKGATVSLTQAAALAGLLGVKVNL; encoded by the coding sequence ATGGATATCTTAACTTCTTCTGCTTTTTTGGGGCAGCTGCACACGCTGCTGCGGAAGGAATCACCGCTGGAAAACGGTTCGTACAGCCGCATGGTCCTGCAGGAAGAAACACTGGACAAGCTGGAGGTGCAGCATTGTACGTTTTCTTCCTGCACTTTTTCCGGCTGTAGTCTGGCTGGTGCTTCTTTTACGGACGTGCAGTTCCAGAACTGCGACCTTTCCAACAGCCTATTGACGGACGCCTACTTTGCCCGCTGCCGCTTCATTAGCTGCCGGTGCATCGGCACCAACCTGAACGGCTCTGTTATGCGCCGCTGCACCATAGAGCAAAGCACCTTCCAATATGCCGATTTTGACCACACCAAGATGACGGACACCGTCCTGACAGACACCGATTTTACCGAGGCGGCTATATCGGAAGCGAAATGTAAACGTCTGTCCCTGCACGGCTGCCGCTTTGTCAAAAATTATTTTTTTAAAACGCCGCTTGCCGGCATTGACTTTTCCACCGGAACCTTTTGCTCTCCGGTCGTTTCATGGCCGCCGACGGAGCTGAAAGGGGCCACCGTCAGCCTGACACAGGCCGCCGCACTTGCGGGCCTGCTAGGTGTAAAAGTGAACCTCTAG
- the dusB gene encoding tRNA dihydrouridine synthase DusB, with product MLKIGNVELTGRALLAPMAGVTDRAFREMCIRFGAGYCVTEMVSSKALQYHDKKTAALMEIGPKEHPCGLQIFGSEPDTMAQAAKQALAFSPDIIDINMGCPVPKINASGSGAALMKQPELCAEIVAAVKNAVNVPVTVKMRTGWDSGSINAVEVAKACADAGADAITVHARTKMQMYRPGVDWRVIRAVKRAVNVPVIGNGDVTGPVSAAHLLEQTGCDAVMIGRSAMGNPWIFQQINAALQNQVEIVPEPGIYQRLTVMLEHISKMVEYKGEHHAMREARKHVSWYLHGLRGAAQFRRWAGELETFHDLELLARDVLAENLNVSPPDCER from the coding sequence ATGCTGAAAATAGGGAATGTAGAACTGACGGGCCGCGCACTGCTGGCCCCTATGGCGGGCGTGACCGACCGCGCCTTCCGGGAGATGTGTATCCGCTTTGGGGCAGGTTATTGTGTTACCGAGATGGTTAGTTCCAAAGCGCTGCAGTATCACGACAAAAAGACCGCAGCGCTAATGGAGATTGGTCCAAAAGAACATCCCTGCGGCCTGCAGATTTTCGGCAGCGAGCCGGATACCATGGCACAGGCTGCCAAACAGGCGCTGGCTTTTTCGCCGGACATTATAGACATCAATATGGGCTGTCCGGTGCCGAAAATCAACGCTTCCGGCAGCGGCGCGGCGCTGATGAAACAGCCGGAGCTCTGCGCGGAAATCGTTGCGGCCGTCAAGAACGCGGTGAATGTACCGGTCACCGTGAAAATGCGCACGGGCTGGGACAGCGGAAGCATCAATGCGGTGGAGGTAGCCAAAGCGTGTGCGGATGCTGGTGCGGATGCCATTACGGTACACGCCCGTACCAAAATGCAGATGTATCGGCCCGGCGTGGACTGGCGCGTTATCCGCGCGGTGAAGCGGGCGGTGAATGTGCCGGTTATCGGCAACGGAGATGTGACAGGACCGGTTTCCGCGGCACATCTTTTGGAACAAACCGGCTGTGACGCTGTGATGATTGGGCGCAGTGCCATGGGAAATCCGTGGATTTTTCAGCAAATCAATGCGGCACTGCAGAATCAGGTGGAAATTGTGCCGGAACCGGGCATTTATCAGCGCCTGACTGTCATGTTAGAGCATATTTCCAAAATGGTGGAATATAAAGGAGAGCACCATGCCATGCGGGAGGCGCGCAAACATGTGTCGTGGTACCTGCACGGACTGCGCGGCGCGGCACAGTTTCGCCGGTGGGCGGGGGAACTGGAAACGTTCCATGACTTGGAGCTTTTGGCGCGGGATGTACTGGCAGAAAACCTGAATGTTTCACCGCCGGACTGTGAGAGGTAA
- a CDS encoding ComEC/Rec2 family competence protein, translating to MKKVFRFLAGALAPLFLLCGCQLSTDTIGSAAPVQQVTGSAAASQSSSVASAAGKNTVWFFDVGQGDSELLQLADGKNILIDAGTSECGSYLVKELKSLGIQKLDMVVATHPHADHIGGMQKIVENFSIGQYYMPRIADKDVPTSATYSHLLRAIQKKGIKATPVKAGLTMLSDSTCKAVFLAPKSASYKALNNYSAVLMVTIGQKKFLFTGDAEKESEQQMVQGGAALHADVLKCGHHGSKTSTSASFLKAVSPTYAVISCGRKNDYGFPPQQTLSHLKASGVQIYRTDEQKTICAHTDGKSISFTTGLASVTGT from the coding sequence ATGAAAAAAGTATTTCGATTTCTTGCCGGCGCACTAGCACCGCTGTTTCTGCTGTGCGGCTGCCAACTTAGCACAGACACCATCGGCTCCGCTGCCCCTGTACAGCAGGTTACCGGCAGTGCTGCGGCAAGTCAGAGCAGTTCCGTCGCCTCAGCCGCCGGAAAGAACACGGTGTGGTTCTTTGATGTGGGACAAGGGGACAGCGAACTGCTGCAACTGGCCGACGGAAAGAACATTTTAATTGACGCTGGCACATCGGAGTGCGGCAGCTATCTTGTCAAGGAACTAAAAAGCCTTGGCATTCAAAAGTTGGACATGGTCGTTGCCACACACCCCCATGCGGACCATATCGGTGGTATGCAGAAAATTGTAGAAAACTTCTCCATCGGTCAATATTATATGCCGCGCATAGCCGATAAAGACGTTCCTACTTCCGCCACTTATTCCCATCTGCTGCGGGCCATACAGAAAAAGGGCATAAAAGCCACCCCAGTGAAAGCCGGTCTGACCATGCTCAGCGATAGCACCTGCAAGGCCGTTTTTTTGGCACCAAAGTCCGCCTCCTATAAAGCACTAAACAATTATTCCGCCGTTCTTATGGTAACCATCGGGCAGAAAAAGTTTTTGTTTACCGGTGATGCCGAAAAGGAAAGCGAACAGCAAATGGTACAGGGCGGTGCCGCACTGCACGCGGATGTTTTAAAATGCGGTCATCACGGCAGCAAAACCAGCACGTCCGCTTCCTTTTTAAAGGCTGTGTCCCCTACGTACGCGGTCATCTCCTGTGGACGCAAAAATGACTACGGCTTTCCGCCGCAGCAGACACTGTCCCATTTAAAGGCTTCTGGTGTGCAGATTTACCGTACAGATGAACAAAAAACCATTTGTGCACACACGGACGGCAAAAGCATCTCCTTTACCACCGGGCTCGCTTCTGTAACAGGGACCTGA
- a CDS encoding phosphomannomutase/phosphoglucomutase produces the protein MLEKYWNHFKSGTDIRGVASPGAPDGQAVDLTDENICKMTAGFVLWLANKTGTVPEKMTISVGHDSRISAERIQADVVQTLKSAGCRVLCCGLASTPSMFMTTVDLSCTGAVQITASHHPFYRNGLKFFTRNGGLEGSDIEEILLHAQNGDTPPAAQGTVQDTDYMRQYSTRLREMIKKGVNAKDYDLPLQGFHIVVDAGNGAGGFYASDVLRPLGADTSGSQYLTPDGMFPNHIPNPENGKAMAAARRAVLENHADLGVIFDTDVDRGGAVDSEGNELNKNRLIAVASAIALEDNPGATIVTDSVTSDGLKTFIEQDLGGKQRRFKRGYRNVIDEALRLNAAGVNCPLAIETSGHAAMRENYFLDDGAYLVTKIIIKAASLCREGKSLKDLIAALPEPEETVELRLPILDEDFRKTGEQAMENLRQCASHQPHWHIDPDGCEGVRLSFDKQAGDGWALLRLSVHDPVLPLNIESNLAGGLMLITGQLYVNLRTQAGIDTSSLEAFIAGETTGE, from the coding sequence ATGCTCGAAAAATACTGGAACCATTTTAAAAGCGGAACAGATATCCGCGGCGTTGCCAGCCCGGGTGCACCAGACGGCCAGGCGGTGGACCTGACAGATGAAAATATCTGTAAAATGACGGCAGGGTTTGTCCTATGGCTGGCGAATAAAACCGGAACGGTGCCGGAAAAGATGACAATTTCTGTTGGGCATGATTCCCGCATTTCGGCGGAACGCATTCAGGCAGATGTTGTTCAAACACTGAAAAGTGCCGGGTGCCGGGTACTGTGCTGCGGACTGGCCTCTACCCCTAGCATGTTTATGACAACGGTGGACCTGAGCTGTACCGGTGCGGTGCAGATTACCGCCAGTCACCATCCCTTTTACCGCAACGGTCTTAAATTTTTCACTCGGAACGGCGGATTGGAAGGCAGTGATATTGAGGAAATCCTGCTGCACGCACAGAACGGCGACACGCCGCCCGCCGCACAGGGCACCGTACAGGATACAGACTATATGCGGCAGTACAGCACCCGCCTGCGTGAAATGATTAAAAAGGGCGTTAACGCAAAGGACTATGACCTTCCGCTGCAGGGATTTCATATTGTAGTAGATGCCGGCAACGGTGCGGGCGGATTTTATGCCTCGGATGTACTGCGGCCGCTGGGCGCGGATACTTCCGGCAGCCAGTATCTTACACCGGACGGAATGTTTCCAAACCATATTCCAAATCCGGAAAACGGAAAAGCTATGGCGGCGGCGCGCAGGGCCGTATTAGAGAATCATGCCGACCTCGGCGTCATTTTCGACACCGATGTGGACCGCGGCGGTGCCGTGGACAGCGAGGGCAATGAGCTAAACAAAAATCGTTTGATTGCAGTAGCGAGTGCCATTGCACTGGAAGACAATCCCGGTGCGACGATTGTCACGGATTCTGTCACCAGCGACGGACTGAAAACATTTATTGAACAGGACCTCGGCGGAAAACAGCGCCGCTTCAAACGCGGCTACCGCAATGTGATTGACGAGGCGCTTCGTCTGAATGCAGCGGGTGTCAACTGCCCGCTTGCCATTGAAACCAGCGGCCATGCTGCCATGCGGGAAAATTATTTTTTGGATGATGGCGCTTATTTGGTGACGAAAATCATTATCAAAGCCGCTTCTCTGTGCCGGGAAGGCAAAAGTCTGAAAGATTTGATTGCGGCGCTGCCGGAGCCAGAGGAAACGGTGGAACTGCGTCTGCCGATTCTTGATGAGGACTTTCGCAAAACAGGGGAGCAGGCCATGGAAAATCTGCGCCAATGTGCAAGTCATCAGCCGCACTGGCATATTGACCCGGACGGCTGTGAAGGCGTACGTCTTTCCTTCGACAAACAGGCGGGAGATGGCTGGGCACTGCTGCGCCTGAGTGTGCACGACCCGGTTCTGCCGCTCAATATTGAAAGCAACTTGGCCGGCGGCCTGATGCTTATCACCGGACAGTTGTATGTGAATCTGCGTACACAGGCGGGGATTGATACGTCCTCGTTGGAAGCGTTTATTGCAGGAGAAACGACCGGAGAGTAA
- the spoVAD gene encoding stage V sporulation protein AD, giving the protein MIQRTGNSTLQLDPPVYILGSGSCAGKKEGEGPLASYFDAIYSDTLLGMDTWEQAESRLQTEAVKTALHKAGLQPSDIQYIFAGDLLNQCISSTYGLRDMNIPFLGQYGACSTMAQTMGMAAAFVAGGAAENAAAVTSSHFCSAERQFRFPLEYGGQRTPTSQWTTTGAGSVILGKRSAPVSITEVTFGRMTDLGVNDANNMGAAMAPAAVRTLTDYLTDTDHVPADFDLILTGDLGYVGSRLLRQMMRKAGWDIETLHNDCGLMIYDRKKQDVHAGGSGCGCSGSVVCGYILRQLEAGVLHDVLFLATGALMSPTALQQGENIVGISHLVHLHSDEPPKES; this is encoded by the coding sequence TTGATACAGCGCACAGGGAACAGCACCCTGCAGCTGGACCCGCCGGTGTATATCCTCGGCAGCGGGTCCTGTGCAGGAAAAAAAGAGGGAGAAGGCCCGCTGGCAAGTTATTTTGATGCTATCTATTCTGATACCCTACTTGGTATGGATACCTGGGAACAAGCCGAAAGCCGCCTGCAAACTGAGGCGGTCAAAACCGCCCTGCACAAGGCCGGCCTGCAGCCGTCAGATATTCAGTATATCTTTGCCGGTGACCTGCTCAATCAGTGTATTTCCTCCACCTATGGCCTGCGGGACATGAACATCCCGTTCCTGGGACAGTACGGGGCCTGCTCCACCATGGCGCAGACCATGGGAATGGCCGCGGCATTTGTCGCGGGCGGTGCCGCGGAAAACGCCGCGGCGGTCACCAGCAGCCATTTCTGCTCGGCAGAACGGCAGTTTCGTTTTCCGCTGGAATACGGTGGTCAGCGCACACCAACCTCCCAGTGGACCACAACTGGCGCAGGCTCGGTCATTCTCGGCAAACGCAGCGCACCGGTTTCGATTACGGAAGTAACCTTCGGCCGTATGACGGATTTGGGCGTAAACGATGCCAACAATATGGGCGCTGCCATGGCACCGGCAGCTGTGCGCACCCTGACCGATTACCTGACAGATACCGACCACGTTCCGGCTGATTTTGACCTGATTCTGACCGGTGACCTCGGTTATGTCGGCAGCCGCCTTCTGCGTCAGATGATGCGCAAAGCTGGGTGGGATATTGAGACACTTCACAACGACTGCGGGCTGATGATTTACGACCGCAAAAAGCAGGACGTTCACGCGGGCGGCTCCGGCTGCGGATGCAGCGGTTCCGTTGTCTGCGGATATATCCTGCGTCAGCTGGAGGCCGGTGTCCTGCACGACGTATTATTCCTTGCAACCGGCGCGCTTATGTCCCCCACCGCCCTGCAGCAGGGAGAAAACATTGTAGGTATTTCTCACTTAGTACACCTGCACAGTGACGAACCGCCAAAAGAATCATAA
- the spoVAC gene encoding stage V sporulation protein AC, which yields MQITQQQYKSMYEEASPNSNLFVDCLWAFGVGGGICAVGQWLCNLYQSVGLDKDTASTWVSITLIAATALLTACRVFDNLAKHAGAGTIVPITGFANSIVSPAMEFKSEGLVLGLGAKMFTVAGPVLVYGTTASVIYGLILYLFQ from the coding sequence ATGCAGATTACACAGCAGCAGTACAAGTCCATGTATGAAGAAGCCTCACCCAACAGCAACCTATTCGTTGACTGCCTTTGGGCCTTCGGCGTCGGCGGCGGCATCTGTGCCGTGGGGCAATGGCTCTGCAACTTGTACCAGTCCGTGGGGCTGGACAAAGACACCGCCAGCACATGGGTTTCCATCACGCTGATTGCGGCCACCGCTCTGCTCACTGCCTGCCGCGTTTTTGACAATTTGGCAAAGCACGCCGGCGCCGGCACCATTGTGCCCATTACCGGTTTTGCAAACAGCATTGTCTCCCCTGCCATGGAGTTTAAAAGCGAAGGTTTGGTACTCGGGCTGGGTGCCAAAATGTTCACGGTAGCGGGGCCTGTGCTGGTGTACGGCACCACTGCCAGTGTAATATACGGCCTGATTCTGTACCTTTTCCAATAA